A genomic segment from Osmerus mordax isolate fOsmMor3 chromosome 5, fOsmMor3.pri, whole genome shotgun sequence encodes:
- the slc1a4 gene encoding neutral amino acid transporter A produces the protein MEKSEINGHAMANSVSTDRILEKREKKSFKDKLLMFLNRNLLVIMTVSGVLVGVGLGMMVRNMNLTRAQMTYFAFPGEMLLRMLKMIILPLVVCSLISGAASLDTRSLGKLGGIAVSYFLVTTLIASGIGVSLAFIIKPGVGAGALNTNNLGLESVSNNKETADSFLDLARNLFPANLVAAAFRSYATDYKMVAVGNDTNGTILYQKVPIGTDTDGMNILGLVLFAMVFGVALRKLGEEGEELIRFFNAFNEATMVLVSWIMWYVPFGIMFLVGSKIVEMEDVVLLVTSLGKYIFASILGHVIHGGIVLPLIYFGFTRQNPFSFLSGLITPFTTAFATCSSSATLPSMMKCVEENNGVDKRISRFILPIGATVNMDGAAIFQCVAAVFIAQLNNHELNAGQIFTILVTATASSVGAAGIPAGGIITIAIILEAIGLPTNDLSLMLAVDWIVDRTTTVVNVEGDALGAGILHHINQKEMKKLQRDPQELSDVRVEAQANAQEGEETSPLVTHSPVDVKPGTSTPEAIESVL, from the exons ATGGAGAAGAGCGAAATTAACGGGCACGCAATGGCCAACTCGGTCTCCACCGACAGAATcttggagaagagagaaaagaaaagcttTAAAGACAAGTTGTTGATGTTTTTGAATAGAAATTTGTTAGTGATAATGACGGTGTCCGGGGTACTGGTTGGCGTAGGTCTTGGAATGATGGTCAGAAATATGAATCTAACCCGGGCGCAAATGACTTATTTCGCCTTTCCCGGAGAGATGCTTCTAAGGATGCTGAAAATGATCATTCTGCCCCTGGTTGTATGCAGTCTCATTTCAGGCGCCGCCAGTTTGGACACTCGCTCCTTAGGGAAGCTAGGGGGAATTGCGGTTTCCTACTTCTTAGTTACCACCCTGATTGCTTCGGGAATCGGTGTTTCTCTGGCGTTCATAATCAAACCCGGAGTCGGTGCCGGAGCTCTGAACACCAACAACCTGGGTTTGGAAAGTGTCAGTAACAACAAAGAAACGGCAGATTCCTTTCTTGATCTTGCAAG GAATTTGTTTCCAGCTAACCTGGTGGCAGCGGCCTTCCGCTCC TATGCAACCGATTACAAGATGGTTGCTGTGGGAAATGACACTAATGGAACCATTCTCTACCAAAAG GTTCCTATtggcacagacacagatggGATGAAcatcctgggtctggtcctgtttGCCATGGTGTTTGGGGTGGCTCTCAGGAAgctgggagaagagggagaggagctcaTTCGCTTCTTCAATGCCTTCAACGAAGCCACCATGGTGCTGGTGTCCTGGATCATGTG GTATGTTCCCTTTGGCATCATGTTCCTGGTTGGTAGCAAGATTGTGGAGATGGAAGATGTAGTTCTTCTGGTGACCAGTCTAGGGAAGTACATCTTTGCCTCCATCTTGGGTCACGTCATCCACGGGGGGATTGTTTTGCCCCTGATCTACTTTGGTTTCACCCGGCAAAACCCCTTCAGCTTCCTGTCTGGCCTCATCACGCCCTTCACTACTGCCTTCGCCACCTGCTCCAG CTCTGCGACGCTGCCCTCCATGATGAAGTGTGTGGAGGAGAACAATGGTGTGGACAAGCGCATCAGTCGCTTCATCCTCCCTATCGGAGCCACCGTCAACATGGACGGGGCCGCCATCTTCCAGTGTGTGGCGGCCGTCTTCATCGCCCAGCTCAACAACCACGAGCTGAACGCCGGACAGATCTTCACCATCCT TGTGACGGCCACGGCCTCCAGTGTGGGCGCAGCAGGAATCCCAGCAGGGGGCATCATCACCATCGCCATCATCCTGGAAGCCATCGGCCTGCCCACCAATGACCTGTCTCTCATGCTCGCTGTCGACTGGATTGT ggaccgTACCACCACCGTGGTGAACGTGGAGGGGGATGCCCTCGGCGCCGGCATCCTCCACCACATCAAccagaaagagatgaagaagcTTCAGAGGGACCCCCAGGAGCTGTCGGACGTCCGGGTGGAGGCGCAGGCCAACgcccaggaaggggaggagacctCTCCGCTCGTCACCCACTCCCCCGTGGACGTCAAGCCCGGCACGTCCACCCCAGAAGCCATCGAGTCTGTCCTGTGA